The following are encoded in a window of Paramormyrops kingsleyae isolate MSU_618 chromosome 12, PKINGS_0.4, whole genome shotgun sequence genomic DNA:
- the pea15 gene encoding astrocytic phosphoprotein PEA-15, with protein sequence MSEYGDLLSDLSDNITKEDLDQLKSACKEDIPEDQSNAITSSSEWFSYLEKNDKLAQDNLSYIEHIFEISRRPDLLTRVIEYRTTVLKITEDDDIDTKLTRIPSAKKYKDVIRQPSEDEIIKLAPPPKKA encoded by the exons ATGTCAGAATACGGTGACCTTCTCAGCGACTTATCAGATAACATCACCAAAGAGGATCTGGACCAGCTCAAGTCTGCCTGCAAGGAGGACATCCCTGAAGACCAGAGTAACGCCATCACTTCCTCATCGGAGTGGTTCAGCTAcctggaaaaaaatgacaagctTGCACAAG ACAACCTGTCATACATTGAGCACATCTTTGAGATCTCCCGGCGTCCCGACCTGCTGACACGTGTAATTGAATACCGAACCACTGTGCTCAAGATCACAGAGGACGATGACATTGACACCAAGCTCACACGCATCCCCTCTGCCAAAAAGTACAAAG ATGTCATTCGCCAGCCCTCGGAGGATGAGATCATCAAGCTGGCCCCTCCCCCTAAGAAAGCCTGA